GGACTACGAAGGCAAACAACAAATGGTATATAAACATGCCATTTCTACCATAATGCCAATGAGACAAGTCAATTTAAATGCCTTAGTCGGGGAAATGACTGAGTAATTTCCTGATGGGGCCATCTTTGGGCTGGGACATATAGCTGATAGATATAGCGGATCGATATCACTGAGGCCTAGAACAGAAATAAAATGAAATAAAATGAAATGAAGTGAACATCGTGTTGTGTACCCGACATAGCACGATGTTTATTTTTTTTTATTATTTATATTTTTTCCAGATTAATGATTCACCTTTTTTGCGCTGCGCTATATATATATAATGACGTTCTTATAGGGGGTGCTTCTTTTGTGTCCATTAAGATAACCTTCAGATCAAATCTTCCGCCGGTGCTCCAAACCCAGCCAATGACATCAGAACCTGAGTTGCCGGACTATGCCGGCAGCAGTAACAAAAAGACTGAAGAAATCATCACGGAACTCGATAGTTTAATTGGCTTAGAGTCAGTAAAAAAACTGATTCATGAGTTGTATGCTTTTGTAGAAATCTGTAAACGACGGGAAAAAGAGAAACTGAATACGGAGCCTTTAGTCTTACATACGGTTTTCAGCGGCAATCCGGGTACAGGAAAAACTACAGTCGCAAGGCTGATCGGAAGATTGTTTAAGGAAATGGGCGTCTTACCGAAAGGACATATTATCGAATGTGAAAGAGCAGATCTTGTCGGAGAGTATGTCGGACATACAGCCAATAAGACCAGAGAATTGGTTAAAAAGGCGCTCGGCGGGATCCTGTTTATTGATGAAGCCTATTCCTTGGCAAGGGGTGGGGAAAAGGATTTTGGCAAGGAAGCAATTGATGCCTTAGTCAAAGCGATGGAAGACCATAAGGATAACCTCATCCTTATCCTTGCCGGATATAAGGTTGAAATGGATGCATTCATAAAGACAAACCCTGGTTTGCGGTCGCGCTTTCCGCTCCATATCGATTTCCCCGACTACTCTCTGGATGAACTGATGTCTATTGGTGAGCAGATGCTGACAGACAGGCAATATACATTTTCTCCGCAGGCAAAAATTGTGTTCCGAAGAAACCTGCAGGATATGAATGACATGCAGCCTTA
The window above is part of the Dehalobacter sp. genome. Proteins encoded here:
- a CDS encoding AAA family ATPase; amino-acid sequence: MSIKITFRSNLPPVLQTQPMTSEPELPDYAGSSNKKTEEIITELDSLIGLESVKKLIHELYAFVEICKRREKEKLNTEPLVLHTVFSGNPGTGKTTVARLIGRLFKEMGVLPKGHIIECERADLVGEYVGHTANKTRELVKKALGGILFIDEAYSLARGGEKDFGKEAIDALVKAMEDHKDNLILILAGYKVEMDAFIKTNPGLRSRFPLHIDFPDYSLDELMSIGEQMLTDRQYTFSPQAKIVFRRNLQDMNDMQPYSGNARMVRNFVEKAVRKQAVRLYRQANLSREDLMCIKEVDLS